From Gemmatimonadaceae bacterium, a single genomic window includes:
- a CDS encoding sigma 54-interacting transcriptional regulator, producing MTAIVGESLSIVRLRQLIDTVAPTRLPVLIEGPTGSGKELVAARLHAASRRSGSLVAFNVCALGDSMFEDALFGHVRGAYTGAIGESLGFLREANGGSAFFDEIGGLPLAQQAKLLRAIETGVFRPIGSSRDARSDFRPIAATNEPLASLIADGRFRADLAHRLSGIVLTVPPLADRIEDIPILAAHFTRLSDASCKLTRRAECLLQQRAWPGNVRELRQVIDTAVVLSRDQSTLDADAIELALRHRSSSLLIAAPPGIPAREPSSRERDQLVALLQDADWNTRRLARRLGIHRATVYRRAKRLGISMRIECRVMGAPLPLL from the coding sequence ATGACGGCGATCGTCGGCGAATCGCTGTCCATCGTTCGCCTGCGCCAGCTCATCGACACGGTCGCGCCCACCCGGCTGCCGGTCCTCATCGAAGGTCCAACCGGCAGCGGCAAGGAGCTCGTCGCCGCACGGCTCCACGCCGCCAGCCGACGGTCGGGCTCACTCGTCGCGTTCAACGTCTGCGCGCTCGGCGATTCAATGTTCGAGGACGCGCTCTTCGGCCACGTCCGCGGCGCCTACACCGGCGCCATCGGCGAATCCCTCGGATTCCTGCGCGAAGCAAACGGCGGTTCGGCATTCTTCGACGAGATCGGCGGCCTGCCGCTCGCCCAACAAGCCAAGCTGCTGCGCGCAATCGAAACGGGCGTGTTTCGCCCCATCGGCTCGAGTCGCGACGCACGCAGCGACTTCCGGCCCATCGCAGCCACCAACGAACCGCTCGCGTCCCTGATCGCCGACGGCCGCTTCCGCGCCGACCTCGCCCATCGCCTGAGCGGAATCGTCCTCACCGTTCCGCCACTGGCCGATCGCATCGAGGACATCCCAATCCTCGCGGCGCACTTCACCCGCCTTTCCGACGCCTCGTGCAAGCTCACACGGCGCGCGGAGTGTCTGCTTCAGCAACGGGCCTGGCCGGGCAACGTCCGCGAGCTGCGCCAGGTGATCGACACGGCGGTCGTCCTGTCGCGCGACCAATCGACGCTCGACGCCGACGCGATCGAGCTCGCACTTCGCCACCGCTCGTCATCGCTATTGATCGCCGCGCCTCCCGGAATTCCGGCGCGCGAGCCATCCAGCCGCGAACGCGACCAGCTGGTCGCACTCCTCCAGGACGCAGACTGGAACACCCGCCGCCTCGCCCGCCGGCTTGGCATCCATCGCGCGACGGTCTACCGTCGCGCGAAACGGCTCGGGATTTCGATGCGGATCGAGTGTCGCGTTATGGGCGCGCCACTGCCGCTACTCTGA